A single genomic interval of Aureliella helgolandensis harbors:
- a CDS encoding carboxypeptidase-like regulatory domain-containing protein, whose product MSQTPNESQAGSPVSPRWRAEQDAPTTWRSMLLVRVSKLLLLAFLVTSGTTLGLLSLLSVKPVTLFFPAWIMIETDQFSGDIGPVADDQVALEGCFPEHVVRTSLDSPKQHFFAQLQQLQLVDSDTPILFYFSGWGKVDSETNVSLLLNQHGSQSADNRMKLSDLLLKFKACPSTQKLLVLDIASLGPATVQEQQAHDLFAEVEREVAASKDEHLVVITSCSAGQQPQLIYAPHRSIFGFQFEQALKGRADGFEGQTPNGRVDTRELADYLTTMVANYAQQAGASPQTPRRLGATSDFDLVTYSTNASRTPNLFSTKSGSTAQQSNSAAKPQAPSATKLVAKTNTGDTADTTAPTPAPPQSQKPAQHSTELTHPEYPTWLIAAWQSRDNLVANQAYRINSRLLIEYEKAILDAENNWRRDTLAEWIEPKLQLDLSKILDSYATERDSLTDPVLLLSNPPFELAVQLTPPAAVPASPDAAGGPPQPAGAQSSDKPPQALSRSQLMDATATLLAAIEAVYTAGPEPQIAGKISKLVDAYLAKTSATPTEKTTDALYDSVCQAANLHPRQLSVVATISEACASKPRGTKTAILVTLAQQTAGDSDFPWPLQYVQDTLRLIAGDSDGTTEQRVWPWLASQYAQAANERYVVETLFWHPAFVSHQYFKKRLESAKQLQSELLAQSTLLQSALDHITQAHWVLPQYFPILHSHPHRFELWKQALEATLALEESLSLPDSALRSQEIPITPSRQRRLNDAIASAQTLERLLGELSSVYSSENVAQLAEASSKQTADTSVLAELRNLLSTSLLETQDRVTLFHAAISLSKRLHHSVWNSEKSEAWNAPPKFSLPANSLQREVGLMYQQSLATFQPQAGNSSTGHSKPKNHPRSMESDVATRLLLAQHFWAKRASIYLQLSQDSPLAEHYAGLAQRYRRASNAPSTPPLVVAGQSASPPLSQETPQATLQIPYMVSAPHHVTSAPASPSISDSRATLQVACLPPTNSELIAHPSVETIRVAPGSSSSLRLKVEIGDSPATPPGVSPQGFFAEIKLSGATYLHRVSVHSQRTIQSLRLLLTAAGKSEPLNSLDLRPSATLQSYQLQLQNLESQKRVVKIVMGATAIPVTLGPLQTIPIPFTGKRPKTADEFPDLVNPLHVQVLDSESSKVLTSETYSIKIAAPREYVEILSASFTPFAQSRNRLEVWLRGHEIPAGPPCTAELRFHSDSMPGFISVSGGKVETELPTDGSPTLLYAENLRFDEVVNEAGRFEIAIDGVARSFLFESTFACQGGPTTPRLVTRPQIQIKASERRLAGPEFPVRVQVDNAPIDAHLDLSFAKPNSEGAQPDLHVALASPQKTRIGFVALPAGELLFSVSCQDWDLKLDTTNLVGRRDLTANLALGANSLAQQTLPISLDNRPPDSVRFSELPSRVAAGTELNIQVSAESPLTGIQAGEVFLGEMKDGKPPAGAPVTQLVSTEDVSSWTGQIAIPKALGTVQISAIVTNGAGLTTVETQSIDVVPAKELDVGNIAGQVFEGVIRQPNLEVILLGKKNQLVAKTKTRFDGQFEFESIPAGQYTVHSSKPANGRKGGLIVNVAAGQTARGDVSLSL is encoded by the coding sequence ATGTCGCAAACGCCGAATGAGTCCCAGGCAGGATCTCCAGTGAGTCCGCGTTGGCGTGCGGAGCAAGATGCCCCAACGACTTGGCGGTCGATGCTGCTGGTCCGCGTATCGAAACTCTTGCTGCTCGCGTTCCTCGTTACCTCTGGCACGACGCTCGGTCTGCTGTCGCTTCTGAGCGTCAAACCAGTAACGCTCTTCTTTCCAGCCTGGATCATGATCGAAACCGATCAATTCAGTGGTGACATAGGCCCCGTCGCTGATGACCAAGTGGCACTCGAGGGATGTTTCCCTGAGCATGTAGTTCGCACATCACTCGATTCTCCCAAACAGCACTTCTTTGCCCAGCTACAGCAATTGCAGCTGGTGGATTCGGATACCCCCATCCTATTTTACTTCTCAGGGTGGGGCAAAGTAGACTCTGAGACCAATGTCTCACTGCTTCTCAACCAGCATGGCAGCCAGTCCGCCGACAATCGCATGAAGCTTTCCGATCTGCTCCTCAAGTTCAAGGCGTGTCCGTCAACGCAAAAGCTGTTAGTGCTCGACATCGCTTCGTTGGGGCCAGCCACCGTTCAAGAGCAGCAAGCACATGACTTGTTTGCGGAGGTGGAACGTGAGGTTGCAGCTTCTAAGGACGAACACCTTGTCGTGATCACCTCCTGTTCCGCAGGACAACAGCCTCAATTAATCTATGCTCCCCACCGGTCCATTTTCGGATTTCAATTCGAACAAGCCTTGAAGGGTAGAGCCGATGGATTCGAAGGTCAAACTCCCAACGGTCGAGTCGACACGCGAGAGCTTGCAGACTACCTAACAACGATGGTTGCGAACTACGCGCAGCAAGCTGGCGCCTCGCCACAAACTCCCCGTCGGCTGGGTGCCACCTCGGATTTCGATTTGGTCACCTACTCTACGAACGCCTCTCGAACGCCCAACCTGTTCAGTACGAAGAGCGGCAGTACTGCTCAACAATCCAACTCCGCAGCCAAGCCTCAAGCCCCCTCTGCAACCAAACTCGTTGCAAAGACCAACACTGGGGACACTGCGGACACTACTGCGCCGACGCCGGCCCCCCCTCAGTCACAGAAACCGGCACAGCACTCAACCGAATTAACTCATCCGGAGTATCCCACTTGGCTGATCGCCGCTTGGCAATCGCGAGACAATCTCGTCGCCAACCAAGCCTATCGCATCAACTCTCGTTTGTTAATCGAATACGAGAAAGCGATCTTAGACGCAGAGAACAACTGGAGACGAGACACGCTGGCGGAATGGATCGAGCCCAAACTTCAGCTCGACCTCTCCAAAATTCTCGACTCCTATGCAACCGAGCGAGATTCGCTCACGGACCCTGTGCTTCTCTTAAGCAATCCACCATTTGAACTTGCAGTCCAACTAACGCCGCCAGCCGCAGTGCCGGCATCTCCTGACGCGGCCGGTGGACCGCCGCAGCCTGCCGGAGCCCAGAGTTCTGACAAACCTCCCCAGGCTTTATCACGCTCACAACTCATGGACGCTACCGCCACGCTATTAGCCGCCATCGAAGCCGTATACACAGCCGGTCCAGAGCCACAGATTGCCGGTAAGATCTCAAAGCTAGTAGATGCCTATCTCGCCAAGACATCTGCGACTCCCACAGAGAAAACAACCGACGCTCTGTACGATTCTGTCTGCCAAGCCGCAAATTTGCATCCTCGTCAGCTGAGCGTTGTGGCCACAATCTCAGAAGCATGCGCTAGTAAGCCGCGTGGGACGAAAACGGCAATTTTGGTTACATTGGCTCAGCAAACTGCCGGGGATTCAGATTTCCCATGGCCGCTGCAGTATGTCCAAGATACGCTGCGACTCATTGCAGGAGACTCCGATGGCACGACCGAGCAACGCGTTTGGCCTTGGCTGGCCTCCCAATACGCACAAGCCGCAAATGAACGCTACGTTGTAGAAACGCTCTTCTGGCATCCTGCATTTGTGTCGCACCAATACTTTAAGAAACGGCTGGAGTCGGCCAAACAACTTCAAAGCGAATTGCTTGCCCAGTCGACCCTGCTGCAGAGTGCATTGGACCATATCACCCAAGCCCATTGGGTCCTTCCACAATATTTCCCCATACTCCACTCCCACCCTCACCGATTTGAACTGTGGAAGCAAGCATTGGAGGCAACGCTTGCTTTGGAAGAGAGTTTAAGTCTCCCTGACTCTGCACTGCGTAGCCAGGAAATCCCCATCACTCCCAGCCGTCAGCGGCGGCTCAATGATGCGATTGCTTCCGCACAAACTTTGGAGCGATTGCTGGGAGAACTCAGCTCCGTCTACTCGTCGGAAAACGTCGCTCAATTGGCTGAAGCCAGTTCGAAGCAAACCGCCGACACCTCGGTTCTAGCGGAACTACGCAATCTGCTTTCCACTAGCCTTCTCGAGACGCAGGATCGAGTGACGCTCTTCCATGCTGCCATCTCGCTATCGAAACGCTTGCACCACTCAGTTTGGAACAGCGAGAAAAGTGAGGCGTGGAACGCACCGCCGAAATTCAGCCTCCCAGCAAACTCCCTGCAGCGCGAAGTCGGACTCATGTACCAGCAAAGTCTTGCGACGTTTCAACCGCAGGCTGGAAATTCTTCCACCGGTCATAGCAAACCTAAGAACCATCCAAGATCGATGGAGTCGGACGTCGCCACACGCTTGCTGCTCGCGCAACACTTCTGGGCAAAGAGAGCTAGTATTTATCTGCAACTCTCCCAGGATTCGCCGCTCGCCGAGCACTATGCCGGCCTGGCGCAACGCTACCGCCGAGCCTCCAATGCTCCCTCGACTCCTCCACTCGTCGTAGCGGGACAATCGGCAAGCCCGCCACTCAGCCAAGAGACTCCCCAAGCAACGCTCCAGATTCCCTACATGGTCTCGGCACCGCACCATGTGACGTCAGCTCCCGCAAGTCCTTCAATTTCCGATTCACGGGCTACCTTGCAAGTCGCATGTTTACCTCCGACCAATTCTGAGTTGATCGCTCACCCATCCGTTGAGACCATTCGAGTGGCACCCGGTAGCTCTTCTTCACTACGGCTCAAAGTTGAAATCGGCGATTCTCCAGCTACGCCCCCTGGAGTATCACCACAAGGCTTCTTTGCGGAGATCAAGTTATCCGGCGCAACCTATCTCCATCGCGTCTCTGTCCATTCGCAACGAACGATTCAATCCCTGCGTTTACTCTTGACGGCGGCGGGCAAATCGGAGCCGTTGAATTCCCTAGATCTGCGTCCATCAGCGACACTGCAGAGCTATCAGTTGCAATTGCAAAACTTAGAAAGTCAAAAGCGAGTGGTGAAGATCGTGATGGGTGCTACCGCTATCCCCGTCACGCTCGGCCCCCTGCAAACCATTCCGATTCCCTTCACCGGCAAACGTCCCAAAACCGCTGACGAATTCCCCGATCTGGTCAACCCGCTGCATGTCCAAGTCCTGGATTCGGAATCGTCGAAAGTCCTCACCTCGGAAACCTATTCGATCAAGATAGCGGCACCGAGGGAATACGTGGAAATCCTGTCAGCCAGTTTCACACCGTTTGCGCAATCGCGGAATCGATTAGAAGTTTGGCTGCGCGGCCACGAAATTCCTGCCGGTCCTCCCTGCACGGCTGAACTCCGATTCCATTCCGACAGCATGCCGGGATTTATCTCCGTGTCTGGAGGCAAGGTTGAGACCGAACTGCCCACCGATGGCAGTCCAACTCTTCTGTACGCAGAGAATTTGCGGTTCGACGAAGTTGTAAACGAAGCGGGGCGATTCGAAATCGCGATCGATGGTGTTGCTAGAAGCTTTCTGTTCGAATCCACCTTCGCTTGCCAAGGGGGCCCTACCACTCCTCGGCTAGTCACCCGTCCGCAAATTCAGATCAAGGCCTCTGAGCGAAGGCTGGCCGGTCCTGAGTTTCCAGTCAGAGTCCAGGTAGACAACGCTCCAATCGATGCTCACCTCGACCTGAGCTTTGCCAAACCCAATTCCGAAGGTGCGCAACCCGACCTTCACGTCGCGCTTGCGAGTCCTCAGAAGACGCGTATCGGCTTCGTGGCCTTACCGGCTGGGGAGCTGCTGTTCAGCGTCTCCTGCCAGGACTGGGACCTCAAGCTGGACACCACCAATCTTGTCGGCCGACGCGACCTAACTGCAAATTTGGCACTCGGAGCCAACAGTCTCGCCCAGCAAACGCTTCCCATCTCTCTTGACAACCGACCTCCCGATTCGGTGCGATTCTCAGAGCTCCCTTCTCGGGTGGCTGCAGGCACTGAACTTAACATCCAAGTTTCCGCTGAATCCCCTTTAACTGGAATCCAAGCGGGGGAAGTCTTCCTCGGAGAAATGAAGGACGGCAAGCCCCCGGCTGGCGCACCCGTAACGCAACTAGTATCCACCGAGGATGTTTCCAGCTGGACAGGTCAGATAGCAATACCGAAAGCTCTAGGAACCGTGCAAATATCTGCAATCGTGACTAATGGCGCTGGCTTAACCACGGTTGAGACACAGTCCATCGACGTTGTACCTGCCAAGGAACTGGACGTCGGTAACATTGCGGGCCAAGTCTTCGAAGGTGTGATCCGTCAACCCAATTTAGAAGTCATCTTGCTGGGCAAGAAGAACCAGCTGGTTGCCAAGACGAAGACACGCTTTGATGGGCAATTTGAGTTCGAGAGTATTCCAGCTGGCCAATACACGGTGCATTCCAGCAAACCGGCCAATGGTCGCAAAGGGGGATTGATCGTCAACGTAGCTGCGGGACAGACTGCCCGAGGAGACGTCTCCCTGTCCCTGTAA
- a CDS encoding vWA domain-containing protein, translating to MSSSSDGAVDGDLLPADEFPMPLAAQRRNWRPRTGALSQHLQSARYIVAWIALVALGASLWWMLTWLKPSSPIRLTLVGAAYQENLTVPHNVQGWNSLLALAELVDPSGSLATGSLPTGAHSEWHLHQPPIVLQSGQPWDFGLDRFPEETLVLYFNAHGAADQKGAYLLPHDCEPTDLSGRLRVQQIIATLSKLPAEKHKLLILDATHFDTNWRYGMLRNDFARSLEELEQDIVAVPNLVVVCAASDGQLSLAGPQNQTLFGHFMVDALSGSVEDANLDGRIDAWEVYDNTNRNIHQWVAENHVGAQQAWLLPTGALGHKRAAEIQLNLLTPSAPSESNLAASNPPPPSLAEAWEQYHKMLAQPIKPFTHSPARWREFEEILLRYESLIQAGDMAGANAVHARMLTLSFQLQWDAQQAIAASQNSLVLGTALSGHSANPSTAQSIANDLWNANETQRDTIWQTATGKLNNDSVAIAEMRIAVFNLIYDRVVAAPTSLLPQAAKIAQVISDPLVSEPTEIHFLRMLEKHLPLQAFDASDRERLQTAFTIRQQAEHAALGFTGVGYTYSEELLPWIQQEVREADHQRRLAEDLLFADADDRVKADPLFARATAGYQRAMHASAQIGAALALRNEVFSRAPHFASAVAANASAHLHSQQDSLLQQFEALLEGAHQLTQLLDCPPATTEASVPVPKLVSNLEQVVRQTEIVTTAYSTLSDRLATWWKSQTDGPQPDSSAANSLMLSIPYGAPTVRLALLKHERRGNLRHLATPHRTQQQASASQSSKDSKAASLNQVSHLEREQAIGTAVVQGRLALSLIGRDLFNSLPSTEFDSYEQTQYRLKVLPTEDDWRKSFHLISQQIAVRLNTLDVSSPASAGKPVSRENIPSGLTEGAKAAATTGTANTKPAPTSTTTLAAAAIPSSTENGNNRLLNAARIFGGLGTAAPRNSVGIAHRDRMQSRLLVELAARVELDHWAGLETPRPFYIQSAEELLQAAKRLWDHNDQLASVQQRLDHPADLQLIVPKQLELTTEPQLQFELGVELGEKDSALSGFPLLWVADQDALHIERPLPSQKLVQKIELGHKASLEACYVGNPFTESATDVDPRQPANAQSPRYVSRTASPGATPKLNDQQQITVNSFFRGAIATKNIPVHFHPIPDLLTTSQLSLAPAMLSVRAAHDVHSTYGKGAGGVAIVLDASGSMGSPRDKPFGPSAKYYEATRALKSVLEALPSGVTLSIWISGQAVGPEKTVRHAEETIHRVVAPVIWNTQDSGRIESILQEIDYPNIEPWNESPIVETILAAKQDLLGIPGYKTVLVITDGMDNRFGKSLGDNPIAAGQKVASVGEALKAAFDHSDICLNVVGFKVEAAEQAAARKQFEVTRTFTPPGAYVETRNAPELARTLTTLLHQRLQYWIDNYANQQLSPTREKFDAGELTNDDKWYPNPLPAGNYKLWNSVSATPTQLFLHADDRMIVQLQRDGEQLAFRRLPYLQTDFSWKPNQTAKNWIGTALENRIDSSSKLSLLFGIELIPDQGTSLLQQLSPADIWFELSDETGQKISSPMTWTRSYGYPVPTWKIDSTNWKRAPKTNQPILPKLKVWFNPERKTQAAVRFELHRDYNTLTELNARSVDVEGGTVVIESASIEKRTIETSEGKSTQQPCLVVRIRHTPGEQFWIRPIGLEFTGKQESYFDEIGKYTGVFWPILPEDALHSLSGIELISLRDLKKTAEQQGYILNLDSLTTPSSDDVAFPPLVAPQSNAARPL from the coding sequence ATGAGTTCCAGCAGTGACGGAGCGGTTGACGGTGATCTGCTACCAGCAGATGAGTTTCCCATGCCGCTAGCCGCCCAACGACGCAATTGGCGGCCACGCACGGGTGCCCTATCGCAGCACCTGCAATCGGCGCGCTATATCGTCGCTTGGATCGCATTGGTGGCTCTGGGGGCTTCGCTGTGGTGGATGCTGACTTGGCTCAAGCCTTCCTCCCCAATTCGCTTGACCTTGGTCGGCGCTGCTTACCAGGAGAATTTGACGGTTCCTCACAATGTGCAGGGCTGGAACTCGCTATTGGCCTTGGCTGAACTGGTGGACCCCAGCGGCTCACTCGCCACCGGCTCACTCCCCACCGGTGCCCACTCGGAATGGCACCTACACCAACCACCGATCGTTTTGCAGAGCGGACAACCTTGGGATTTCGGTCTCGACCGATTTCCAGAAGAAACGCTTGTCCTCTATTTCAACGCGCATGGAGCCGCGGATCAGAAGGGGGCCTATCTCCTCCCCCATGATTGCGAGCCCACCGACCTGAGCGGACGCCTCAGAGTTCAACAGATCATCGCCACTCTCAGCAAGCTGCCCGCAGAAAAGCACAAGCTGCTAATTCTGGACGCGACCCACTTCGACACCAATTGGCGATATGGGATGCTACGCAATGACTTTGCGCGTTCGCTGGAAGAGCTTGAACAAGATATTGTGGCCGTTCCAAACCTAGTGGTGGTGTGTGCAGCCAGCGATGGCCAGTTGTCCTTGGCTGGGCCGCAGAATCAAACTCTCTTTGGGCATTTCATGGTTGACGCCCTTAGCGGCTCTGTCGAAGATGCCAACCTGGATGGAAGGATCGATGCCTGGGAAGTTTACGACAACACCAATCGGAACATCCACCAATGGGTTGCCGAAAACCATGTGGGCGCTCAACAGGCCTGGTTGCTGCCGACCGGAGCACTGGGACACAAGCGCGCTGCCGAAATCCAGTTGAATCTCCTCACTCCGTCGGCCCCCTCTGAATCCAACTTGGCAGCAAGCAATCCTCCACCGCCCTCGCTCGCCGAGGCATGGGAGCAGTATCACAAGATGCTTGCCCAACCCATCAAACCCTTTACGCACTCCCCGGCGCGTTGGCGTGAATTTGAAGAGATACTGCTTCGCTATGAAAGTCTGATTCAGGCGGGTGACATGGCCGGCGCCAATGCGGTTCACGCACGCATGCTGACCTTAAGCTTTCAGCTCCAATGGGATGCGCAGCAGGCCATAGCCGCTTCCCAAAATTCACTCGTGTTGGGAACGGCTCTGAGCGGCCATTCCGCCAATCCCAGCACGGCCCAATCCATTGCAAACGATTTGTGGAATGCGAACGAAACACAGCGCGATACGATTTGGCAAACGGCTACCGGAAAACTCAACAACGATTCCGTAGCGATCGCCGAAATGCGAATTGCCGTCTTCAATCTAATCTACGATCGCGTGGTGGCAGCCCCCACCAGCCTGCTTCCGCAAGCAGCCAAAATTGCACAAGTCATCTCCGACCCCTTGGTCTCGGAACCGACCGAGATTCACTTTTTGCGAATGCTGGAGAAGCATTTACCGCTCCAAGCGTTCGACGCGTCTGATAGGGAACGCCTACAAACGGCGTTTACGATTCGGCAACAGGCCGAGCATGCCGCCCTCGGGTTCACGGGAGTCGGCTACACCTATTCCGAAGAGCTTCTACCTTGGATTCAACAGGAAGTTCGGGAAGCGGATCACCAGAGACGTCTCGCGGAAGACCTGCTCTTCGCAGATGCGGACGATCGCGTGAAAGCAGATCCTCTCTTCGCGCGTGCTACCGCCGGCTACCAGCGGGCCATGCATGCCAGTGCGCAAATCGGTGCCGCACTTGCCCTTCGGAATGAAGTCTTCTCCCGAGCGCCACACTTTGCCAGTGCTGTCGCCGCGAACGCCAGTGCTCATCTTCATTCCCAACAGGACAGCCTCCTGCAACAGTTCGAAGCACTTTTGGAAGGCGCTCACCAACTGACCCAACTTCTCGATTGCCCGCCAGCAACAACCGAAGCGTCTGTCCCAGTCCCCAAGCTTGTTTCGAACTTGGAGCAGGTTGTTCGGCAGACCGAAATTGTCACGACTGCCTATTCCACCCTTTCTGATCGTCTTGCAACCTGGTGGAAGTCGCAAACCGACGGCCCGCAACCCGATTCCAGTGCCGCCAATTCGCTAATGTTGTCAATCCCGTATGGCGCACCCACGGTCCGACTGGCACTCTTAAAACATGAACGTCGTGGTAATCTACGCCACCTAGCCACACCCCACCGAACTCAGCAACAGGCCTCTGCCTCTCAGTCCTCGAAGGATTCGAAGGCTGCCTCCTTGAACCAAGTTTCACACCTCGAGCGCGAACAAGCGATCGGAACCGCAGTCGTTCAAGGACGTTTAGCTCTGTCGCTCATTGGCCGTGATCTCTTCAATTCACTTCCTTCGACAGAATTCGATTCTTACGAACAAACCCAATACCGCTTGAAGGTGCTCCCCACAGAAGATGACTGGAGAAAATCCTTCCATTTGATTTCTCAGCAAATCGCCGTGCGTCTCAACACTCTAGATGTTTCTTCCCCAGCTTCTGCAGGCAAGCCGGTTTCGCGCGAGAACATCCCCTCGGGGCTCACCGAAGGAGCAAAGGCTGCGGCCACTACAGGCACGGCGAACACCAAACCGGCGCCGACGTCTACGACCACGCTGGCGGCCGCAGCCATCCCCTCTTCAACAGAAAATGGCAACAATAGACTTCTCAATGCAGCCCGCATCTTTGGCGGTTTAGGTACGGCAGCTCCTCGCAATTCGGTCGGAATCGCTCATCGCGACCGAATGCAATCGCGTTTGCTCGTCGAGCTTGCTGCACGGGTGGAACTCGACCACTGGGCAGGCTTGGAGACGCCGCGTCCCTTTTACATACAGTCCGCCGAAGAACTTCTGCAAGCGGCCAAGCGGCTGTGGGACCACAACGACCAACTGGCCTCTGTGCAGCAACGCCTAGACCATCCCGCGGACCTCCAATTGATCGTCCCCAAGCAGCTCGAATTGACCACCGAGCCTCAACTACAGTTTGAACTCGGGGTGGAACTCGGCGAGAAAGACTCAGCCTTGAGCGGCTTTCCACTTCTGTGGGTCGCGGATCAGGATGCCTTGCACATCGAACGGCCGCTCCCCTCCCAGAAGTTGGTTCAGAAAATTGAGCTGGGCCATAAGGCTAGCCTGGAAGCCTGCTATGTTGGAAATCCATTCACCGAATCAGCGACAGACGTAGATCCCCGCCAACCCGCCAACGCACAATCGCCACGTTACGTGAGTCGTACCGCCTCTCCCGGTGCCACACCGAAATTGAACGACCAACAGCAGATAACCGTCAACAGCTTTTTCCGGGGAGCTATCGCAACTAAAAACATTCCAGTTCACTTTCACCCGATACCTGACCTCTTAACCACGAGCCAACTTTCCCTGGCACCTGCCATGCTCTCCGTACGGGCGGCCCACGATGTACACAGTACTTATGGCAAGGGAGCTGGCGGTGTGGCGATCGTCCTGGATGCTTCGGGCAGCATGGGATCCCCACGGGATAAGCCGTTCGGTCCATCGGCCAAGTATTATGAGGCAACACGAGCTCTCAAGTCGGTGCTCGAAGCATTGCCGAGTGGCGTGACCCTCAGCATCTGGATCTCGGGCCAAGCGGTCGGTCCAGAAAAAACAGTGCGCCATGCTGAAGAAACCATTCATCGTGTCGTTGCACCCGTGATCTGGAATACGCAGGATAGCGGTCGAATTGAATCCATCCTGCAAGAGATTGACTATCCCAATATCGAACCATGGAACGAATCCCCGATTGTTGAAACGATTCTGGCCGCCAAACAAGATCTGCTAGGAATTCCCGGCTACAAAACCGTCCTGGTCATCACTGACGGCATGGACAACCGCTTCGGTAAATCGTTGGGCGACAATCCAATTGCTGCTGGGCAAAAAGTTGCCAGCGTTGGCGAGGCTCTGAAGGCGGCATTCGACCACAGTGACATTTGCCTCAACGTGGTGGGTTTCAAAGTCGAGGCTGCTGAACAAGCCGCCGCACGGAAACAATTCGAAGTGACCCGCACCTTCACTCCTCCCGGAGCGTATGTCGAAACTCGCAATGCTCCCGAACTAGCGCGGACGCTAACGACTTTGCTCCACCAGCGTCTCCAGTACTGGATTGATAACTACGCCAATCAACAGCTCAGCCCCACACGCGAGAAATTTGACGCGGGTGAGCTGACCAATGATGACAAGTGGTATCCCAATCCCTTACCTGCTGGAAACTACAAATTATGGAATAGCGTTTCGGCAACACCTACGCAATTGTTCCTCCACGCGGACGATCGCATGATCGTGCAACTCCAACGCGACGGGGAGCAGCTTGCATTCAGACGCCTCCCTTACCTCCAAACAGACTTTAGCTGGAAACCCAATCAAACCGCCAAGAACTGGATCGGTACGGCTCTGGAAAATCGCATCGACTCAAGCAGCAAGCTAAGCCTGTTGTTCGGTATTGAACTAATTCCTGACCAGGGCACTTCGCTCCTTCAGCAACTGTCTCCGGCGGACATCTGGTTCGAACTCTCCGATGAAACAGGGCAGAAAATTTCGTCTCCCATGACCTGGACACGTAGCTATGGTTATCCAGTGCCAACTTGGAAGATCGATTCAACGAACTGGAAGCGTGCGCCAAAGACCAACCAACCGATACTTCCCAAGTTAAAGGTTTGGTTCAATCCGGAGCGCAAGACTCAGGCAGCCGTCCGATTTGAACTGCACCGCGACTACAACACGTTAACAGAGTTGAATGCTCGCAGCGTCGATGTGGAAGGCGGAACCGTCGTGATCGAGTCAGCTAGTATCGAAAAACGCACCATCGAGACCAGCGAGGGCAAGAGCACTCAGCAGCCATGTCTCGTCGTTCGAATTCGGCACACTCCGGGCGAGCAATTCTGGATTCGTCCAATAGGCCTAGAATTCACGGGTAAACAGGAATCGTACTTTGATGAAATTGGTAAATACACAGGCGTATTTTGGCCCATTTTACCTGAAGATGCCTTGCACAGTCTTTCCGGTATTGAACTGATTTCACTGCGAGATCTGAAGAAGACTGCGGAACAACAAGGCTACATTCTCAACCTGGACAGCCTGACGACTCCATCCTCGGACGATGTCGCTTTCCCGCCTCTTGTGGCGCCACAGTCCAACGCCGCTCGACCGTTGTAG